Proteins from one Blattabacterium sp. (Blattella germanica) str. Bge genomic window:
- the miaB gene encoding tRNA (N6-isopentenyl adenosine(37)-C2)-methylthiotransferase MiaB: MMEKNKNQKKLNQSFYIENYGCQMNLSDSEIVISILSNDGFVLSNNLEKADIILFNSCSIREKAELTLKKRLEQLQFLKKKKKTLFGVIGCLSKKIINFLIEEKKIDFFVNPNSYKKISDFIRYAMDGKKSLHLNHQKNETYSDIQPFYLNQKKVTTFLSITRGCDNMCTFCIVPFTRGRERSSSPYSIIEQCKHLYQNGYKEITLLGQNVDSYRWSKGFITIGFSELLNLLALEIPSMRIRFSTSNPHDMSDKVLEIISKHPNICKHIHLPVQSGSNKILRLMNRKYTREKYLSLVNRIRTIIPECSISHDIMTGFCNEEEKDHQDTIDLMNKIQYNYGYMFSYSPRPGTYAYRNLQDNVPKDVKKKRLKEIIDLQRNHSSFRMKEYLGKVQEILIEGESKKNCQYWYGRNTQNLVVVFPKQSYKIGDFTHIQITETTSATLIGKIYRDVKK, encoded by the coding sequence ATGATGGAAAAAAATAAAAATCAAAAAAAATTGAATCAAAGTTTTTATATTGAAAATTATGGATGTCAAATGAATTTATCTGACAGTGAAATAGTTATTTCAATTTTATCCAATGATGGATTTGTTTTATCCAATAATTTAGAGAAAGCAGATATTATTTTATTCAATTCTTGTTCTATTCGAGAAAAAGCAGAATTAACTCTAAAAAAAAGATTGGAACAATTACAATTTCTTAAAAAGAAAAAAAAAACCTTATTTGGTGTCATAGGGTGTTTATCTAAAAAAATTATAAATTTTCTTATAGAAGAAAAAAAAATAGATTTTTTTGTAAATCCAAACTCCTATAAAAAAATATCGGATTTTATTCGTTATGCCATGGATGGAAAAAAATCCTTACACTTGAATCATCAAAAAAACGAAACATATTCAGACATCCAACCATTTTATTTAAATCAAAAAAAAGTAACAACCTTTTTAAGTATAACTAGAGGATGTGATAACATGTGTACATTTTGTATCGTTCCTTTTACCAGAGGAAGAGAAAGAAGTAGCAGTCCGTATTCTATAATAGAGCAATGTAAACATTTGTATCAAAATGGATATAAAGAAATTACTCTTTTAGGACAAAATGTCGATTCTTATCGATGGTCTAAAGGGTTTATTACTATAGGTTTTTCTGAATTGTTAAATCTTTTAGCTTTAGAAATTCCCTCAATGAGAATAAGATTTTCTACATCTAATCCTCATGACATGTCGGATAAAGTTTTAGAAATAATTTCTAAACATCCAAATATTTGTAAGCATATTCATTTACCCGTTCAATCTGGAAGTAACAAAATACTAAGATTAATGAACAGAAAATATACACGTGAAAAATATCTTTCTTTAGTAAACCGAATCAGAACCATAATACCTGAATGTTCTATATCTCATGATATTATGACTGGTTTTTGTAATGAAGAAGAAAAAGATCATCAAGATACTATTGATTTGATGAATAAAATTCAATATAATTACGGTTACATGTTTTCTTATTCTCCTAGACCTGGAACTTATGCATATAGAAATTTACAAGATAATGTTCCTAAAGACGTGAAAAAAAAACGATTGAAAGAAATTATAGATTTGCAAAGAAATCACTCCTCATTTAGAATGAAAGAATACTTGGGAAAAGTTCAAGAAATTTTAATAGAAGGAGAATCAAAAAAAAATTGTCAATATTGGTATGGAAGAAATACGCAAAATCTAGTAGTGGTATTTCCGAAACAATCTTATAAAATAGGAGATTTTACACATATACAAATCACGGAAACCACGTCTGCAACTTTAATTGGAAAAATTTATAGGGATGTAAAAAAATAA
- the groL gene encoding chaperonin GroEL (60 kDa chaperone family; promotes refolding of misfolded polypeptides especially under stressful conditions; forms two stacked rings of heptamers to form a barrel-shaped 14mer; ends can be capped by GroES; misfolded proteins enter the barrel where they are refolded when GroES binds), which produces MAKDIKFDIEARDKLKKGVDALANAVKVTLGPKGRNVVLQKSFGGPQVTKDGVTVAKEIELEDPIENLGAQMVKEVASKTNDVAGDGTTTATVLAQAIVREGLKNVAAGANPMDLKRGIDRALEAVIIDLRKQSREVGGNTEKIKQVASISANNDEKTGALIADAFEKVGKEGVITVEEAKGTDTSVDVVEGMQFDRGYQSPYFVTNTEKMITEFDQPQILLSDKKIAAMKDLLPILEPVAQSGKPLLIISEEVEGEALATLVVNKIRGTLKVAAIKAPGFGDRRKAMLEDIAILTGGSVISEETGSKLEDVKLNMLGKAERVIIDKDNTTIVNGGGNKKDIRARVDQIKAQIESTTSDYDKEKLQERLAKLAGGVAVLYVGAASEVEMKEKKDRVDDALNATRAAVEEGIVAGGGVALVRAINSLDNLRGENADQDTGIQIVRRSLEEPLRQIVANAGGEGSVVVAKVAEGKGDYGFDAKIGEYKNMIAEGIIDPTKVARVALENAASVSGMLLTTECVVTEIKKDENNAVPSMPGAGGGGMGGMM; this is translated from the coding sequence ATGGCAAAAGATATTAAATTTGATATTGAAGCAAGAGATAAACTAAAAAAAGGAGTAGATGCATTAGCTAATGCAGTAAAGGTTACTTTAGGACCAAAAGGGCGCAATGTCGTATTACAAAAGTCTTTCGGAGGGCCTCAAGTAACTAAAGATGGAGTAACTGTAGCTAAAGAAATTGAATTAGAAGATCCTATAGAAAATTTAGGAGCTCAAATGGTAAAAGAAGTCGCTTCTAAAACAAATGATGTAGCTGGAGATGGAACTACAACAGCTACCGTTTTAGCTCAAGCTATTGTTAGAGAAGGATTGAAAAATGTAGCGGCTGGAGCTAATCCTATGGATTTAAAAAGAGGAATAGATAGAGCTTTGGAAGCCGTTATTATAGATTTGAGAAAACAATCTAGAGAAGTAGGTGGGAATACAGAAAAAATTAAACAAGTAGCTTCTATTTCTGCAAATAATGATGAAAAAACTGGAGCTTTAATAGCCGATGCTTTTGAAAAAGTAGGAAAAGAAGGAGTAATTACTGTAGAAGAAGCAAAAGGAACAGATACATCTGTAGATGTAGTTGAGGGAATGCAATTTGACAGAGGATATCAATCTCCATATTTTGTTACAAATACTGAAAAAATGATCACTGAATTTGATCAACCTCAAATTTTATTATCTGATAAAAAAATAGCGGCGATGAAAGATTTGTTGCCAATATTAGAACCTGTAGCACAATCTGGAAAACCACTACTTATTATTTCTGAAGAAGTTGAAGGAGAGGCATTAGCTACATTGGTGGTAAATAAAATACGTGGAACTTTAAAAGTAGCCGCTATTAAAGCTCCTGGATTTGGTGATAGAAGGAAAGCCATGTTGGAAGATATAGCTATTTTAACAGGAGGATCAGTTATTTCTGAAGAAACAGGAAGTAAATTAGAAGATGTAAAATTAAATATGCTAGGAAAAGCGGAAAGAGTCATCATAGATAAAGATAATACTACTATTGTAAATGGAGGAGGAAATAAAAAAGATATAAGAGCTCGTGTTGATCAAATTAAGGCTCAAATAGAATCTACTACATCAGATTATGATAAAGAAAAATTGCAAGAACGTCTCGCAAAATTAGCAGGAGGAGTAGCAGTCCTTTATGTTGGAGCAGCTTCTGAAGTAGAAATGAAAGAAAAAAAAGATCGTGTAGATGACGCATTAAATGCAACAAGAGCAGCCGTTGAAGAAGGAATTGTCGCAGGAGGTGGTGTAGCTTTAGTACGTGCTATAAACTCTTTAGATAATCTGAGAGGAGAAAATGCAGATCAAGATACCGGAATTCAAATAGTTAGAAGATCTTTAGAAGAACCTTTACGACAAATTGTTGCTAATGCTGGAGGAGAAGGATCTGTTGTTGTAGCTAAAGTAGCTGAAGGAAAAGGAGATTATGGATTTGATGCAAAAATTGGAGAATATAAAAATATGATAGCAGAAGGGATCATAGATCCTACTAAAGTAGCTAGAGTGGCATTAGAAAATGCAGCTTCAGTATCTGGAATGTTATTGACTACTGAATGTGTTGTAACAGAAATAAAAAAAGATGAAAATAATGCAGTCCCTTCAATGCCAGGAGCAGGAGGAGGTGGAATGGGAGGAATGATGTAA
- a CDS encoding ABC transporter ATP-binding protein, whose product MSGLFAFSKKYCQRYKLRLCVGFLLILISNILTLLPIPYIGKSINTIKNLFISFSNASNSFDLKKEICVYASIILIVPIIGGFVKYHMRQCIITTSRMIEFDIKNEIFSHYQKLSLSFYKKNSTGDLMNRLTEDVSFIRQYIGPGIMYFVNLVVLFFMVFVQMLRINKTLTFYVILPIPILFISIYYISVSITKRSEKVQNYQSLICSFIQDTFSGIHVIKSFVAEPFFQNQHKRIISEYQKKNIELAKVDTILSSVIIFFIGTSHLLILFFGGKKYFEGEIKEIGTIAEFLTYINILIFPFIILGWVVSIVERAKVSRIRISEFLKEKPEIFNKNSKKMEIFGKVQFKNVSFIYYENNENKNNVKNKSHYTISKISFTIMKGETLILTGETGSGKTTIGRLISRLYDPYKGEILIDNLSLKNHNLYDFRNNIGYVPQESFLFSDSIYNNIALGSIKKVTPCKVYEAARKAVIEDEILNFKNGYDTVIGERGITLSGGQKQRICIARALIRNPKILIFDDSFSAIDQKTRKLIIRYIKEGMRNSTIIIITHDTSYISDFNLFIVLKDGKISKIEHHNILL is encoded by the coding sequence ATGAGTGGTTTATTTGCTTTTAGCAAAAAATATTGTCAAAGATACAAATTACGTTTGTGTGTAGGTTTTTTATTGATTCTAATATCAAATATTTTAACTTTACTTCCTATTCCTTATATAGGAAAGTCTATTAACACAATCAAAAATTTATTTATTAGTTTTTCAAATGCATCAAATTCTTTTGATTTAAAAAAAGAAATTTGTGTTTATGCCAGTATTATATTAATAGTCCCAATTATTGGAGGTTTTGTGAAATATCATATGCGACAATGTATTATAACTACATCTAGAATGATAGAGTTTGATATAAAAAATGAAATTTTTTCACATTATCAAAAATTGAGTTTATCTTTTTACAAAAAAAACTCAACAGGTGATTTAATGAATAGATTGACGGAAGATGTTTCTTTTATAAGACAATACATAGGTCCTGGAATAATGTATTTTGTAAATCTTGTTGTTCTTTTTTTCATGGTTTTTGTACAAATGTTACGAATTAATAAAACTCTAACTTTTTATGTTATTTTACCCATTCCTATTCTTTTTATTTCCATTTATTATATAAGTGTTTCTATCACTAAAAGAAGCGAGAAAGTTCAAAATTATCAATCTCTTATATGTTCTTTTATTCAAGATACTTTTTCTGGAATTCATGTTATTAAATCATTTGTTGCAGAACCTTTTTTTCAAAATCAACATAAGAGAATCATATCTGAGTATCAAAAAAAAAATATAGAATTAGCAAAAGTAGATACTATTTTATCTTCTGTTATAATATTTTTTATAGGAACTAGTCATTTATTGATTCTTTTTTTTGGAGGAAAAAAATATTTTGAAGGAGAAATTAAAGAAATAGGGACTATAGCTGAGTTTTTAACATATATTAATATTTTGATTTTTCCTTTTATTATATTGGGATGGGTGGTTTCTATTGTAGAAAGAGCAAAGGTCTCACGAATTCGCATAAGTGAATTTTTAAAAGAAAAACCAGAAATTTTTAATAAAAATTCGAAAAAGATGGAAATTTTTGGAAAAGTTCAATTTAAAAATGTTAGTTTCATTTATTATGAAAATAATGAAAATAAAAATAATGTAAAAAATAAAAGTCATTATACAATTAGTAAAATATCTTTTACTATTATGAAAGGGGAAACTTTGATTTTAACAGGAGAAACAGGATCGGGAAAAACTACTATAGGAAGATTGATTTCACGTTTGTATGATCCATATAAAGGAGAAATATTAATAGATAATTTATCTTTAAAAAATCATAATTTATATGATTTTAGAAATAACATAGGTTATGTTCCTCAAGAATCTTTTCTTTTTTCGGATTCAATTTATAATAATATTGCTTTAGGAAGTATAAAAAAAGTAACTCCATGTAAAGTGTATGAAGCAGCAAGAAAAGCTGTAATAGAAGATGAAATCTTAAATTTTAAGAATGGATATGATACAGTTATAGGAGAAAGAGGAATTACTTTATCAGGAGGACAAAAACAAAGAATCTGTATAGCAAGAGCTCTTATAAGAAATCCCAAAATTCTTATATTTGATGATAGTTTTTCTGCTATAGATCAGAAAACTAGAAAATTAATTATTCGTTATATAAAAGAAGGAATGAGAAATAGTACCATTATTATTATTACCCATGATACTTCTTATATATCTGATTTTAATTTATTTATTGTCTTAAAAGATGGAAAAATATCAAAAATAGAACATCATAACATTTTATTATAG
- a CDS encoding HAD hydrolase family protein codes for MENYMNIMNDINTFIFDVDGVLTNCTLNLFPDGNMVRQMFAKDGYAMQLAKKKGYNLCIITRGSDLMVFRRLRGLNIRYIYQGVDNKKKYLDEYCNVLNITKKKVLYMGDDIPDIEIMKSVALPCSPIDAVQEVKDISKYVSPKKGGRGCVRDVIEKTLKVQKNWF; via the coding sequence ATGGAGAACTATATGAATATAATGAATGATATTAATACTTTCATATTTGATGTAGATGGAGTATTAACAAATTGTACTTTGAATTTATTTCCAGATGGGAACATGGTTCGTCAAATGTTTGCTAAAGATGGATATGCTATGCAGTTGGCAAAAAAAAAAGGGTATAATTTGTGTATTATTACAAGGGGATCAGATTTAATGGTTTTTAGACGTTTAAGAGGTTTAAATATCCGTTATATTTATCAAGGAGTTGATAATAAAAAGAAATATTTGGATGAATATTGTAATGTTTTAAATATTACTAAGAAAAAAGTTCTTTATATGGGAGATGATATTCCTGATATTGAAATTATGAAATCTGTAGCTTTGCCTTGTTCTCCAATAGATGCGGTCCAAGAAGTTAAAGATATATCTAAATATGTTTCTCCGAAAAAAGGAGGAAGAGGATGCGTTCGAGATGTAATTGAGAAAACTTTGAAAGTTCAAAAAAATTGGTTTTAA
- the dapA gene encoding 4-hydroxy-tetrahydrodipicolinate synthase, with amino-acid sequence MKKLYGTGVALVTPFKKDEKIDFYGLEKLVKYVLDNEVDYLVALGTTAETATLKREEKQDIVECIQSANYKQLPLILGVGGNNTIDIVNQINSIKSLSDFYAVLSVSPYYNRPSQEGIYEHFKSIVNFTEADIIIYNVPKRTGSNVMPETVLRLANNFEKIIGIKEASGNILQSYKIIEKKPKNFSVISGDDFITLPVILGGGEGVISVIAQGFPDKVSQMVSLARKSQVEKSFSIFYKMIEMIDLIYEEGNPTGIKTFLNIIGICNPYVRLPLLIGSSSLKNKMLNLLKQINS; translated from the coding sequence ATGAAAAAATTATATGGAACAGGTGTAGCGTTAGTTACTCCTTTTAAAAAGGATGAAAAAATCGACTTCTATGGACTTGAAAAACTAGTGAAATATGTTTTAGATAATGAAGTCGATTATTTGGTAGCATTAGGAACTACAGCTGAAACAGCTACTTTAAAAAGAGAAGAAAAACAAGATATTGTTGAATGCATTCAAAGTGCAAATTATAAACAATTACCCTTAATATTGGGAGTAGGGGGGAACAATACTATAGATATTGTAAATCAAATAAACAGTATAAAAAGTTTATCAGATTTTTATGCTGTTCTTTCAGTCTCACCTTATTACAATAGACCATCTCAAGAAGGAATATATGAACACTTTAAATCTATTGTGAATTTCACAGAAGCTGATATTATTATTTATAATGTTCCTAAAAGAACAGGTTCTAATGTTATGCCAGAAACGGTTTTACGTTTAGCTAATAATTTTGAAAAAATAATAGGAATTAAAGAAGCTTCTGGAAATATTTTACAATCTTATAAAATTATAGAAAAAAAACCAAAAAATTTTAGTGTTATATCAGGAGATGATTTTATTACTTTGCCTGTCATATTGGGAGGAGGAGAAGGAGTTATTTCTGTAATAGCTCAAGGTTTTCCTGATAAAGTGTCTCAAATGGTTTCTTTAGCTAGGAAAAGTCAAGTAGAAAAATCTTTTTCTATTTTTTATAAAATGATTGAAATGATAGATCTTATTTATGAAGAAGGAAATCCTACAGGGATTAAAACTTTTTTAAATATAATAGGAATATGCAATCCATATGTTAGATTACCTTTACTAATTGGTAGTTCTTCTTTAAAAAATAAAATGTTAAATTTATTGAAACAAATCAACTCATAG
- the pncB gene encoding nicotinate phosphoribosyltransferase yields MNNFSIISSLLDNDFYKFTMQNAVIKLFPSAKAKYEFINRGKHSFPKNFAKILKENLNEMAYLKLSNEERIYLEKYCPYLDSSYLDFLNKYQYNPKEVNVYQKGKNIKMNIEGLWSRTILWEVPLMAIISELYYKLTGKKRLSDKKIIILTKEKLKKYKKLKVKIGEFGTRRRYSYRVHKLVLKILTEERPPFFMGSSNVHLSHIFSIKPIGTQGHEWIMFHAAKYGFDIADRIAMENWLNIYKGNLGIALSDTYTSSVFFKNFNKKLANTFRGIRHDSGDPINFAKEAINHYKKFKINPIKKKIVFSDNLDPYKVASISSFCKKKIYPCFGIGTNFTNDVGVPSMNIVIKMVKALPEEKWISVVKLSNVEEKSTGKKNMIFFAKKILHL; encoded by the coding sequence ATGAATAATTTTTCTATTATATCATCATTATTGGACAATGATTTTTATAAATTTACTATGCAAAATGCTGTAATAAAATTATTTCCATCAGCAAAAGCTAAATATGAGTTTATTAATAGAGGAAAACATTCTTTTCCAAAAAACTTTGCTAAAATATTGAAAGAAAATTTGAATGAAATGGCTTATTTAAAACTTTCAAATGAAGAAAGAATCTATTTAGAAAAATATTGTCCATATTTAGATTCTTCTTATCTAGATTTTTTAAACAAATATCAATATAATCCAAAAGAAGTAAATGTATATCAAAAGGGAAAAAATATAAAAATGAATATAGAAGGATTATGGAGTCGTACTATATTATGGGAAGTCCCTTTAATGGCTATTATCTCAGAATTATATTATAAATTAACAGGAAAAAAACGTTTATCTGATAAAAAAATTATTATTCTGACTAAAGAAAAACTGAAAAAATATAAAAAATTAAAAGTTAAAATTGGAGAATTTGGAACAAGAAGAAGATATTCTTATCGAGTTCATAAATTGGTTTTAAAAATCCTTACGGAGGAACGACCTCCATTTTTTATGGGAAGCAGTAATGTTCATTTATCTCATATTTTTTCAATCAAACCGATAGGGACCCAGGGACATGAATGGATTATGTTTCATGCGGCTAAATATGGATTCGACATAGCAGATCGCATTGCTATGGAAAATTGGTTAAATATTTACAAAGGTAATTTAGGAATCGCTTTATCTGATACATATACATCTTCTGTTTTTTTCAAAAATTTTAACAAGAAACTTGCTAATACTTTTAGAGGGATCAGACATGACAGTGGAGATCCTATTAATTTTGCAAAAGAAGCTATAAATCACTATAAAAAGTTTAAAATAAATCCTATCAAAAAAAAAATTGTATTTTCAGATAATCTTGATCCATATAAAGTGGCTTCTATTTCTTCTTTTTGCAAAAAAAAAATTTATCCATGTTTTGGAATAGGAACCAATTTTACGAATGATGTCGGAGTTCCTTCTATGAATATTGTAATCAAAATGGTTAAAGCTCTTCCAGAAGAAAAATGGATTTCAGTAGTAAAACTTTCTAATGTTGAAGAAAAATCAACCGGGAAAAAAAATATGATTTTTTTTGCTAAAAAAATTCTTCATTTATGA
- a CDS encoding co-chaperone GroES, producing the protein MVEVKIKPLADRVLVQPDPAETKTASGIIIPDTAKEKPQKGTIIAVGKGKKDEPMILKEGDRVLYGKYSGTELKWEGEEYLIMRESDVIAII; encoded by the coding sequence ATGGTGGAAGTAAAGATTAAACCTTTAGCAGATCGTGTTCTAGTACAACCTGATCCTGCTGAAACAAAAACAGCTTCAGGCATTATTATTCCTGATACTGCAAAAGAAAAACCACAAAAAGGAACTATAATTGCGGTAGGAAAAGGAAAAAAGGATGAACCGATGATTCTAAAAGAAGGAGATAGAGTTTTATACGGAAAATATTCTGGAACAGAATTGAAATGGGAAGGGGAAGAATATCTCATTATGAGAGAATCTGATGTAATAGCTATCATATAA
- a CDS encoding ferritin, protein MLSEKIQIGLIKQLNRESESSQLYLSMASWVEKKGFEGICEFLYDHSHEERMHMLKLIRYINKRGGVVVLDNIFIRKITYKSLKELFQTLFKHEKEISNEINLLLELSLQEKDYFTYNFLQWYVEEQIEEETLSKMILDKIELIGEDKGGLYLFDKDIKNFHKK, encoded by the coding sequence ATGCTTAGCGAAAAAATACAAATAGGATTAATAAAACAATTAAATAGAGAATCAGAATCCTCTCAATTGTATTTATCTATGGCTTCTTGGGTAGAAAAAAAAGGTTTTGAAGGAATATGCGAGTTTTTATACGATCATTCACATGAAGAAAGAATGCATATGTTGAAATTAATAAGGTATATTAATAAAAGAGGTGGGGTTGTAGTTTTGGATAATATTTTCATTAGAAAAATAACATATAAATCTTTGAAAGAATTATTTCAAACATTATTTAAACATGAGAAAGAGATTTCTAATGAAATCAATCTTTTGCTAGAATTATCTTTACAAGAAAAAGATTATTTTACATACAATTTTTTGCAATGGTACGTTGAAGAACAAATAGAAGAAGAAACTTTAAGTAAAATGATTTTAGATAAGATCGAATTAATAGGAGAAGATAAAGGAGGATTATATTTATTTGATAAAGATATAAAAAATTTTCATAAAAAATAA
- a CDS encoding sigma-54 dependent transcriptional regulator, with protein MESIQNIKQKFGIIGYDYALHRALEKAIQVAATDISVLVLGESGVGKEFIPKIIHQFSSRKHHSYIAVNCGAIPEGTIDSELFGHEKGSFTGATSMRKGYFEGVHGGTIFLDEVGELPLTTQVRLLRILESGEFIKVGSSKIQKTNIRIVAATNLNMIESIQKGKFREDLYYRLNTVQINVPPLRFRKNDIKFLFKKFSNDFAEKYHMPPITLTEESLKYIENYSWPGNIRQLKNLTEQISVVETKREISVEKLKEYIPENIPSISFSHNETFFQGLSRERDFLYKILFDMKKNLNDLKNITFQLIKNHPNARFIEENQQLMEKVFGKIIHKRENSIFQLEDSSKPSSEDDFDYEEVEDDSSKNELSSFSLQKKEIEFIQKALKKNNGKRRKTAKELGISERTLYRKIKQYGL; from the coding sequence ATGGAATCTATCCAAAATATAAAACAAAAATTTGGAATCATTGGATATGATTATGCCTTACATAGAGCCTTAGAAAAAGCAATTCAAGTAGCTGCTACTGATATATCAGTATTAGTGCTTGGAGAAAGTGGGGTTGGAAAAGAATTTATACCTAAGATTATTCATCAGTTCTCTTCCAGAAAACATCATTCTTACATTGCGGTTAATTGTGGAGCGATTCCAGAAGGGACTATTGATAGTGAACTTTTTGGACATGAAAAAGGATCTTTTACAGGTGCTACAAGTATGCGGAAGGGTTATTTTGAAGGAGTTCATGGAGGTACTATATTTTTAGATGAAGTAGGAGAACTTCCTTTAACAACACAAGTTCGTCTTCTTAGAATTCTGGAATCGGGGGAATTCATTAAAGTGGGATCTTCTAAAATTCAAAAGACCAATATACGAATTGTTGCTGCTACCAATTTAAATATGATAGAATCTATACAAAAAGGAAAATTTAGAGAGGATTTGTATTATCGTCTTAACACCGTGCAAATTAATGTTCCTCCTTTACGATTTCGTAAAAATGATATTAAGTTTTTATTCAAAAAATTTTCCAATGATTTTGCTGAAAAATATCATATGCCTCCCATCACACTAACTGAAGAATCTTTGAAGTATATAGAAAATTATTCTTGGCCAGGAAATATCAGGCAGTTAAAAAATCTTACAGAACAAATTTCTGTGGTAGAAACAAAACGTGAAATATCTGTAGAAAAATTGAAAGAATACATTCCAGAAAATATTCCTTCAATATCATTTTCTCATAATGAAACTTTTTTCCAAGGTCTTTCTAGGGAAAGAGATTTTTTATATAAAATTTTGTTTGATATGAAAAAAAATTTGAATGATTTGAAAAATATTACTTTTCAATTAATAAAAAATCATCCAAATGCAAGATTTATTGAAGAAAATCAACAACTCATGGAAAAAGTTTTTGGAAAAATTATTCATAAAAGAGAAAATTCAATTTTTCAATTGGAAGATTCTTCTAAACCTTCTTCAGAAGACGATTTTGACTATGAAGAAGTGGAAGACGATTCTTCAAAAAATGAATTATCTTCTTTTTCTTTACAAAAAAAAGAAATAGAGTTTATTCAAAAAGCCTTAAAAAAAAATAATGGAAAGAGAAGAAAAACAGCTAAAGAATTAGGGATTTCAGAAAGAACACTATATAGAAAAATTAAACAATATGGCTTATAA
- the secG gene encoding preprotein translocase subunit SecG has product MKATSIIGFFIVIMSLLLILIILIQSPKKESINQIFMEKNFRFFGIKRTNTFLENVTWFLSIVIFFLTLFFNFFVRSKH; this is encoded by the coding sequence ATGAAAGCTACATCTATTATTGGATTTTTTATTGTTATAATGTCTTTACTACTTATATTAATTATACTAATACAAAGTCCTAAAAAAGAAAGTATTAATCAAATTTTTATGGAAAAAAATTTCAGATTTTTTGGAATTAAAAGGACAAATACATTTTTAGAAAATGTTACTTGGTTTTTATCCATTGTTATATTCTTTTTAACTTTATTTTTCAATTTTTTTGTAAGATCAAAACATTGA
- a CDS encoding DUF3276 family protein yields MDEKENIKERNEICSRTLKTGSRTNFFDARETRAGDYYLTITESKKNFSETGEVTYKKHKIYLYKEDFSKFQSILDDMIRFIINEKGREVISERHQKDFKNHTTYNQNQEIKDVQKKTSEVKNFTNINFEDI; encoded by the coding sequence ATGGACGAAAAAGAAAATATCAAAGAAAGAAATGAAATTTGTTCACGAACTTTAAAAACTGGTAGTCGAACTAATTTTTTTGATGCGAGAGAAACAAGAGCTGGTGATTATTATTTGACTATTACTGAAAGTAAGAAAAATTTTTCTGAAACAGGAGAAGTTACTTATAAAAAACACAAAATTTATTTGTATAAGGAGGATTTTTCAAAATTCCAAAGTATACTTGATGATATGATTCGATTTATTATTAATGAAAAGGGAAGAGAAGTGATTTCAGAACGTCATCAAAAAGATTTTAAAAATCATACAACATATAATCAAAATCAAGAAATAAAAGACGTTCAAAAAAAAACATCAGAAGTAAAGAATTTCACAAATATTAATTTTGAGGATATTTAA
- a CDS encoding RNA-binding protein: MLLKQFTFNMDNTKLYVGNLSYDMTEQELKKYFESIGEVTHAKIIFDESTSNKRSKGFGFIEMSNEENAKQAIEKLNGTEFMGRNIIVSAARPRTRKDY, translated from the coding sequence TTGCTTTTAAAACAATTTACTTTTAATATGGACAATACGAAATTATACGTAGGGAACTTATCTTATGATATGACAGAACAAGAATTGAAAAAATATTTTGAATCTATAGGAGAGGTCACTCATGCTAAGATAATTTTTGACGAATCTACATCTAACAAAAGAAGCAAAGGTTTCGGATTCATAGAAATGTCTAATGAGGAAAATGCGAAACAAGCTATAGAGAAATTAAATGGGACAGAGTTTATGGGAAGAAATATTATTGTATCTGCAGCTAGACCTAGAACTAGGAAAGATTATTAG